The following coding sequences are from one Sander lucioperca isolate FBNREF2018 chromosome 2, SLUC_FBN_1.2, whole genome shotgun sequence window:
- the LOC116053971 gene encoding fatty acid-binding protein, liver-type isoform X2 produces the protein MIAALEFESIKQAAKHFSPLPSLSAVMSFSGKYQLESQENFEPFMKAIGLPDELIQKGKDIKSVSEIEENGDNFKVTVTTGSKVLVNTFTIGQEAELETVTGEKVKAVVQRDGNKLKVSLKGIESVTELVDSLTIVNTMTVGGIVYKRTSKRM, from the exons ATGATTGCAGCACTGGAGTTTGAGAGTATAAAACAGGCAGCTAAGCACTTCTCACCCCTACCTTCACTGTCTGCTGTCATGTCTTTCTCTGGAAAGTACCAGCTGGAGTCTCAGGAGAACTTTGAGCCTTTCATGAAGGCCATTG GTCTCCCTGATGAACTCATCCAGAAAGGCAAAGACATTAAGAGCGTCTCTGAGATTGAGGAGAATGGTGACAACTTCAAAGTGACAGTCACCACCGGCTCAAAGGTCCTCGTGAATACCTTCACCATTGGACAggaggcagagctggagacCGTCACTGGGGAGAAGGTCAAG GCCGTGGTTCAGCGTGATGGCAACAAGCTGAAGGTCTCCCTGAAGGGAATCGAGTCAGTCACAGAACTGGTGGACTCACTCACAATTGTCAAT actATGACTGTTGGCGGCATTGTGTACAAGAGGACGAGCAAACGCATGTAA
- the LOC116053971 gene encoding fatty acid-binding protein, liver-type isoform X1: MIAALEFESIKQAAKHFSPLPSLSAVMSFSGKYQLESQENFEPFMKAIGLPDELIQKGKDIKSVSEIEENGDNFKVTVTTGSKVLVNTFTIGQEAELETVTGEKVKAVVQRDGNKLKVSLKGIESVTELVDSLTIVNTMTVGGIVYKRTSKRI, translated from the exons ATGATTGCAGCACTGGAGTTTGAGAGTATAAAACAGGCAGCTAAGCACTTCTCACCCCTACCTTCACTGTCTGCTGTCATGTCTTTCTCTGGAAAGTACCAGCTGGAGTCTCAGGAGAACTTTGAGCCTTTCATGAAGGCCATTG GTCTCCCTGATGAACTCATCCAGAAAGGCAAAGACATTAAGAGCGTCTCTGAGATTGAGGAGAATGGTGACAACTTCAAAGTGACAGTCACCACCGGCTCAAAGGTCCTCGTGAATACCTTCACCATTGGACAggaggcagagctggagacCGTCACTGGGGAGAAGGTCAAG GCCGTGGTTCAGCGTGATGGCAACAAGCTGAAGGTCTCCCTGAAGGGAATCGAGTCAGTCACAGAACTGGTGGACTCACTCACAATTGTCAAT actATGACTGTTGGTGGCATCGTGTACAAAAGGACAAGCAAACGCATTTAA